A DNA window from Hordeum vulgare subsp. vulgare chromosome 1H, MorexV3_pseudomolecules_assembly, whole genome shotgun sequence contains the following coding sequences:
- the LOC123400459 gene encoding protein Rf1, mitochondrial-like, which translates to MSRIRLCRRSSCFLCPSSFTSPIQRPCFRRSSYIQPKSGLRLRHCSTTSMSRVRLTTLPFLVSPSWSPRDAFAAATKLGRAGTLSRDDAHHMFDELFRQATPVPGRSLNGFLTALARATSSSACITDGPALALALFNRVCREQAGPRVVPLTVHTYSILMDCCCRARRPDLGLALFGCILRTGLKIHQITANTLLKCLCYADRMEEAVNVLLHRMSELGCVPDAFSYSIVLKALCDNSMSQRALELFQMMAKQGGGCSPDVVAYNTVIHGFFNEGETGKACSLFHEMKRQGVVPSVATYNSIIDALCKARAMDKAELILRHMTTNGAQPDTVTYTCMIRGYATLGRLKEAAKMFRKMKSRGLIPNIVICNSFLASLCKHGRSKEAAEFFDSMTAKGHKPDIVSYCTLLHGYASEGCFADMIGLFNSMKSNGIAADCRVFNILIHAYAKRGMVDDAMLIFTEMQQQGVSPNVVTYSTVISAFSRMGRLTDAMEKFNQMVARGIQPNTAVYRSIIQGFCMHGGLVKAKELVSEMINKGIPRPDIVFFNSVINSLCKDGRVMDAHDIFDLVTDIGERPDVITFTSLIDGYCLVGKMDKAFKILDAMEVVGVEPDIVTYNTLVSGYCSNRRIDNGLTLFREMLCKGVKPDTITYNIILDGLFRSGQTVAARKMFHEMIESGTTVTISTYGIILGGLCRNNCADEAIVLFQKLGAMNVKFSITILNTMIDAMYKVQRKEEAKELFAAISDSGLVPNESTYAVMIRNLLKDGAVEDAENMFSSMDNSAIVPSSRLINDIIRMLLERGEIAKAGNYLSKVDGKGISLEASTTSLMLSLFSRKGKHQEDIKLLPAKYQFFNGFG; encoded by the coding sequence ATGTCGCGCATCCGCCTCTGCCGCCGCTCCTCCTGCTTCCTCTGCCCATCCTCCTTTACCTCGCCGATTCAACGCCCCTGCTTCCGCCGCTCCTCCTACATCCAGCCAAAGTCcggcctccgcctccgccacTGCTCCACCACGTCGATGTCCCGCGTCCGCCTCACCACCCTCCCCTTCTTGGTCTCCCCTTCTTGGTCTCCCCGCGACGCCTTTGCCGCGGCCACAAAGCTTGGACGCGCAGGCACGCTCAGTCGAGACGACGCACACCACATGTTCGACGAATTGTTTCGTCAGGCCACCCCGGTCCCCGGGCGCTCCCTGAACGGCTTCCTTACCGCTCTCGCCCGTGCTACATCCTCTTCCGCGTGCATCACAGATGGCCCCGCCCTCGCCCTTGCTCTCTTCAACCGCGTGTGCCGGGAGCAAGCCGGCCCGCGGGTGGTGCCGCTCACAGTCCACACCTACAGCATCCTCATGGACTGCTGCTGCCGCGCGCGTCGCCCGGACCTAGGGCTTGCCTTATTCGGCTGTATCCTCAGGACGGGCTTGAAAATACACCAAATCACTGCCAACACCCTCCTCAAGTGCCTCTGCTACGCCGATCGTATGGAAGAGGCTGTCAACGTgctgcttcataggatgtccgaGCTCGGCTGTGTGCCTGATGCCTTCTCATACTCCATTGTTCTGAAGGCCTTATGCGACAATAGCATGAGCCAGCGGGCGCTCGAACTGTTCCAGATGATGGCGAAACAAGGAGGTGGCTGCTCCCCTGATGTGGTGGCGTATAACACGGTCATCCATGGCTTTTTTAACGAGGGCGAAACAGGGAAGGCATGCAGTCTATTCCATGAAATGAAGCGGCAAGGTGTTGTGCCCAGTGTGGCAACATATAACTCGATTATTGACGCGTTGTGCAAGGCCAGAGCAATGGACAAGGCAGAGCTAATCCTTCGGCATATGACTACCAATGGTGCTCAACCCGATACAGTGACATATACTTGCATGATCCGTGGATATGCCACGTTAGGGCGGTTGAAAGAGGCTGCTAAaatgttcagaaaaatgaaaagtCGGGGTCTTATACCAAATATTGTTATTTGCAACTCGTTCCTGGCCTCcctttgcaagcatggaagaAGCAAAGAAGCTGCAGAATTTTTTGATTCCATGACAGCCAAGGGCCACAAACCGGATATCGTCTCATACTGTACTTTGCTTCATGGGTATGCCAGTGAAGGATGCTTTGCTGATATGATTGGTCTCTTTAATTCAATGAAAAGCAATGGTATTGCAGCCGACTGCCGTGTTTTCAACATATTAATCCATGCCTATGCTAAACGCGGAATGGTGGATGATGCAATGCTCATATTTACGGAAATGCAGCAACAAGGTGTGAGTCCAAATGTAGTCACATATTCAACTGTGATATCAGCATTTTCTAGAATGGGTAGGTTGACCGATGCCATGGAGAAATTTAATCAGATGGTTGCCAGGGGAATTCAACCGAACACAGCTGTTTATAGATCCATAATTCAGGGCTTTTGTATGCACGGTGGTTTGGTTAAAGCCAAGGAACTGGTTTCTGAAATGATAAACAAAGGTATTCCTCGTCCTGACATTGTGTTCTTCAATTCAGTAATAAACAGTCTGTGCAAAGATggaagggttatggatgcacatgaTATCTTTGACTTGGTTACAGACATAGGTGAGAGGCCTGATGTCATTACATTTACTTCACTGATTGACGGATATTGCTTAGTCGGCAAAATGGATAAAGCATTTAAAATACTTGATGCCATGGAAGTAGTTGGTGTTGAGCCTGATATTGTTACTTACAATACACTTGTTAGTGGCTATTGTAGTAATAGAAGAATCGATAATGGATTGACTCTGTTTAGAGAAATGTTGTGTAAGGGAGTTAAACCTGATACTATTACATACAACATCATACTGGATGGGTTGTTCCGATCCGGGCAAACTGTTGCTgcaaggaaaatgttccatgagaTGATCGAAAGTGGAACAACAGTGACCATTTCCACATACGGTATAATACTTGGAGGTCTTTGTAGAAATAATTGTGCAGACGAAGCGATTGTCCTGTTCCAGAAATTAGGAGCAATGAATGTAAAGTTCAGTATTACAATACTCAATACCATGATTGATGCAATGTACAAGGttcaaagaaaagaagaagctaAGGAGTTGTTTGCTGCAATATCAGACAGTGGGTTGGTGCCTAATGAATCTACTTACGCAGTAATGATAAGAAATCTTCTAAAAGATGGAGCAGTGGAAGATGCTGAGAATATGTTTTCATCAATGGACAACAGTGCTATCGTTCCCAGTTCCCGTCTTATAAATGATATCATCAGAATGTTGTTGGAGAGAGGTGAGATAGCCAAGGCTGGAAATTATTTGTCTAAAGTTGATGGGAAGGGTATCTCACTTGAAGCCTCAACTACCTCATTGATGTTGTCTCTCTTTTCAAGGAAAGGGAAACATCAGGAGGATATTAAGTTGCTCCCTGCAAAGTATCAATTTTTCAATGGATTTGGTTGA